A genomic region of Oncorhynchus mykiss isolate Arlee chromosome 2, USDA_OmykA_1.1, whole genome shotgun sequence contains the following coding sequences:
- the LOC118937324 gene encoding nucleoporin NUP116/NSP116-like: MDKSLDPWILHTSYSWKEIPSCGLLGNNSGDSWKDNPSCGLLGNNSGDSWNHNPSCGLLGNNSGDSWKDNPSCGLLGNNSGDSWKDNPSCGLLGNNSGDSWKDNPSCGLLGNNSGDSWKDNPSCGLLGNNSGDSWKDNPSCGLLGNNSGDSWKDNPSCGLLANNSGDSWKDNPSCGLLGNNSGDSWKDNPSCGLLGNNSGDSWKDNPSCGLLGNNSGDSWKDNPSCGLLGNNSGDSWKDNPSCGLLGNNSGDSWKDNPSCGLLGNNSGDSWKDNPSCGLLGNNSGDSWKDNPSCGLLGNNSGDSWKDNPSCGLLGNNSGDSWKDNPSCGLLGNNSGDSWKDNPSCGLLGNNSGDSWKDNPSCGLLGNNSGDSWKDNPSCGLLGNNSGDSYSTCTNQLKVKEEACEYNIFFWYLDSTVYKKKAT, translated from the exons ATGGACAAATCATTAGATCCTTGGATCTTACATACATCATACAGCTGGAAGGAAATTCCCTCCTGTGGCCTACtgggtaataacagtggagacAGCTGGAAAGACAACCCCTCCTGTGGCCTACtgggtaataacagtggagacAGCTGGAATCACAACCCCTCCTGTGGCCTACtgggtaataacagtggagacAGCTGGAAGGACAACCCCTCCTGTGGCCTACtgggtaataacagtggagacAGCTGGAAGGACAACCCCTCCTGTGGCCTACTGG gtaataacagtggagacAGCTGGAAGGACAACCCCTCCTGTGGCCTACtgggtaataacagtggagacAGCTGGAAGGACAACCCCTCCTGTGGCCTACtgggtaataacagtggagacAGCTGGAAGGACAACCCCTCCTGTGGCCTACtgggtaataacagtggagacAGCTGGAAGGACAACCCCTCCTGTGGCCTACTGGCTAATAACAGTGGAGACAGCTGGAAGGACAACCCCTCCTGTGGCCTACtgggtaataacagtggagacAGCTGGAAGGACAACCCCTCCTGTGGCCTACtgggtaataacagtggagacAGCTGGAAGGACAACCCCTCCTGTGGCCTACtgggtaataacagtggagacAGCTGGAAGGACAACCCCTCCTGTGGCCTACtgggtaataacagtggagacAGCTGGAAGGACAACCCCTCCTGTGGCCTACtgggtaataacagtggagacAGCTGGAAGGACAACCCCTCCTGTGGCCTACtgggtaataacagtggagacAGCTGGAAGGACAACCCCTCCTGTGGCCTACtgggtaataacagtggagacAGCTGGAAGGACAACCCCTCCTGTGGCCTACtgggtaataacagtggagacAGCTGGAAGGACAACCCCTCCTGTGGCCTACtgggtaataacagtggagacAGCTGGAAGGACAACCCCTCCTGTGGCCTACtgggtaataacagtggagacAGCTGGAAGGACAACCCCTCCTGTGGCCTACtgggtaataacagtggagacAGCTGGAAGGACAACCCCTCCTGTGGCCTACtgggtaataacagtggagacAGCTGGAAGGACAACCCCTCCTGTGGCCTACtgggtaataacagtggagacAGCTACAGTACCTGTACAAACCAATTAAAAGTGAAGGAAGAAGCATGTGAATATAACATATTCTTCTGGTATTTAGATTCTACTGTCTATAAAAAAAAAGCTACATAA